The DNA segment TCGTATCGATGACCCCTGAGGTGGTAGTGATCCTCATGTCCACCGGCATCATATAGGGAATAGCCTGAGTCTGTGTTATCGCGCAGGAGAGATGAGTCTCTCCGCCCGCTTCGAATACATTCCAGGTGAGGGAATAGACAGGCCGGTCCTCCCGAGTCAGCCACTGGTCGAAGAACCATGACAGAGACGCGTCGTAATGGTCTTCGTATACCTGCCTCATGTCGTCGGTGTCGGCGTATGAGAATCTGTATCGGGAGTCTTCGAGATATGCCTGTGTCGCCGTGAAGAATGTGCCGTCTCCGAGGACATGTCTGAGCATGTGAAGTACCCACGCCCCCTTGTGATAGACGACAATGTTGAAATAATACCATGGGTCGTCATTATCAGGATCCCGCATCACCGGGCCGTCCCAGAGGTGAGGAGTATCTTTCGTCTCCATATAGCTTCGCAGTTTTACCGCACCCTCGATGTGTTCGAACCAGAGAGCTTCGCTGTAACTTGCCCAGCCCTCGTTGAGCCATATATTTACCCAGTCGCTGCATGTGACCATATCCCCGAACCACTGGTGTGCCAGTTCATGTACCCATATATAATCGTATTTATGCGAGCCGAGTGTGAGGGCTGCTCCATAGCTGGTGAGGGTCTGGTGTTCCATCCCTCCCCCGATGGCACAGTGAGCGATACCGTACTTTTCATCGACAAATGGGTATAGGCCGAATATAGACGAAAAGAAGTCCAGAACAGGGACCTGGATATTGAAATCCTCCGTGGCCTGAGCGATCTTGGACGGATAGACATAGTTTGTCACCATCATCGTCTCGCCCGGAGCGTATACCCACGGTTCTTCGAGGAGGACGTAATCGGAAGCCGTCACGCTGAAGAGATAATTTGCCATCGGGTAATTTTCTTTCCACTGAAAACGACGGTAAGGCGCCCCCCAATGGGTCGTATCGCTGACTCCGATAAACTCGCCGTTTGAGGTAGCTGTGAGAAGGGGATCTACCGCGAGCCTTATGTCGAACAGGGCCTTGTCGTCAGGATAGTCTTTGCAGGGGTACCATGTCCTTGCGCTCCAGGGCTCGCTGAGCGAATAGATCACCGGAGCCCCGTCGTACGATCTGAAGAATAGTCCGGGATGTGCCGCTCCTGCAGGATAGCCCTGATAATAGATATCGAGGCTGAATGGTTCGCCGGTGGCCAGAGGTCCCGGGAGTTCTATCTGGAGGATGCTTCCCCCGTTGACCCAGGACAGTTCGCCATATCCGGAAGCGGTGACCGACAGGATCTCAAGCACCGGGTCGGTGTCTATATCCATGGTCAGAAATCCATCCACGAGGCTTTCGAATTCTATCCCGATGCGCCCTTCGACTCTCTGAAGAATATGGTCTATTGCTATATCGATATCGTATCGGATGACATCATACTCCAGTTGGCTGGGAGTAGGATCGGGCATCATCAGCAACCCTCTCTCCATAGAGGCCGAGGCTCGTAAAAGATCCAACTGCTGGATGATATCTTCATGTATGATCTCGAACCGGTCCTGTGCTTCGGTGAGGGAGGGAGTCAGAACGGCCATCGACAGGAGAATGATTGCGAGGTTTCTCATCGTAGTAATTCCTTCCATGACTATAAGTTGCACTACAATGATAGCATATGACAGCTCTTCTGGCAAGGGAGCGCGTGATCACCCGTTCTCTGCTGATATCTCTTGCGTGCAAGGCTCTTCATCTGTAAAGTAATGGGAGACAGGAAAGTACGATGAAACAATACAAAGAGCATACATTCAAACCGGTTAAGATCATCCTTCCCGCTATTTTTGTAGTAGCGGCGGTAATCAGGGTCCTGTTCATAATTCAGCTCGAGAGATCCGATATCGGGGCGGTCCTGCCGCTGGATATGATGTTTTACCGGGAACTTGCCTCAAGGATATCTTCCGGGGCCGGTATTCCCGGAGGGGCGATCTCGTTCAACCCGCTTTATCCGGTTTTTCTCGCCGCTGTCTACAAGCTGTTCGGCGATGCGATGATATGGGTCAGGATATTGCAGTCGATCACAGGCCTCCTGACAATAGCACTCATATATGCGGCAGGGAGAAGGTTTGCTCTCAATATCGATGACCAGAGGATCGATCCGCGGATCACAGGACTGGTCGCTGCTTCCGTCTCGGCGCTGTATCCGCAATTCCTGCTGTACGAGGGCAGTCTTCTTGCTACAACTCTGGTGATCTTCATCTTTACAGCCTCATTCCTCCTGGCCCTGATCGTCGACAGGCCGATCGTCGATGGAAAGGTCCCCGTCATCGCCGGTCGAGAGGTCCCTCTCTGGATATGCTGTCTTCTGTTGGGACTGCTCATTGGCGCTGGAACGTTAGGAAGGCCGAATATTTTCCTTCTTCTCGTGCCCGCGATTCCTCTCTGGCTCTATTTCCGTTCAGGGAGGCGTGCAAGAGGGTTGATCACAGGAATAGTATGCCTGGCCGGAGTAGTCACGATGCTTCTACCTCCTGTCATCTATAACGCGTCTCAGACAGGGCAGTTCGTGCCTGTATCCACGCACGGAGGAATAAATTTCTATATTGGTAACAGGTCGGGGGCCACGGGCATATACAGCCCGCCTGAAGGAATGCGATCGGATATGAGGGGGCTGATCGAGGATGCCAGAGTGGTCGCCGAGAGAGAATCGGGAACGAGCTTGACCGATTCCGAAGCCTCTGACTACTGGATGGCCCGGGCCAGACAGTCTATATCCAGCGCCCCTGCCGCCTGGATGAGACTCCTCGGGAGGAAGCTGCTCCTTTTCTGGAACGGTACAGAAGTGTCCGACATAGTGGAGCTTTCGATATTCAAGCGGGAGTGTTCGACTCTCCATTCCGCCATAGTTCCTTTCAGCCTGATATCCGCGTTCGCCCTTCCAGGACTGATCCTTGTCTTTCTGTTGAGGAAAGGCAGGTGGGTGACCGGTATTTTTGCGGGCGCAGCCATAGCCTCTATCCTTCTCTTCTATATAAATGCCAGGTACCGTATACCTTCTGTTCCTGTCCTGATCGTTCTCGGTGCTGTCTTTCTGGTTTGGACCATCGGTACGCTGCGGGCGAGGGAATGGAAGAGGGGTGTGGTGGCAATCGCTTCTGTAGCCGCTGTTTTCCTCTTCATATCCAGTCGTGATCTGGTCTTTGTGGACAAGAGTGCCGCATATACTTTTCTTGGAAATCATTTCATGCAGAATGGAGAAATTGAAAAAGGGGAAAAGGCCTTTGCCGAAGCGTACAGACTCGCCCCGCGACTGGTGATGACCAATATTAATTACGGCAGGGTCCTGCTGCAAAAGGGAAAGCTGGAGGAATCCCGCTCGTTGTACGACCGGGCTTACAGGATACAACCTGATTTTCCCATGCTTGCCATCGAGTACGGTTCCCTTCTCGATCAGATGGGTATGAAGGAGGAGGCTGCAGCGATGTATCTGCGTGCCGTGGAACTGGGGCGCGACAGAGATACTCTGCTGGCCTGCCAGTTGCTTTCCCGTTCGGCTTACGAGGCGGGCAGGCTGGAAGAGTCGGCTTCCTGGATCAGAAAGGCACTCGAGATAGCGCCCGGGGACGAAAGGCTCAGGGGCCTTCTCCTGATGCTCGAACAGAAGGAACCTTAAATCGTTTTAACCTTGCCGGGATCTGCGGACAGTGATAAAGTCCCGTTCACGGGAACATCCCGGGAAGGGCTTCTGCGACAGGATCTGAATATGCTTGCCATCATATCTGTTATTCTCAGGCACAAGAAAACCGTTATCATCGTCACCCTGTCCGGCCTGGTCATCTCCGCAGTGATCAGTTTATTGATACCTCCGAAGTTTATTGCAAGAGGCGCCTTTCTTCCCACTGGGGTCGAAAAGGAACTTACCGGTGGTGGTGATTTCTTTTCGGGCCTCGGATCTATCGGCGAGACCTACGCGACTTTCGCCAGGGTAAAAAGGAATTATGTCATTGAATATATCGTCAGAAGCCGGAAGATGTGCGACCTCATCTCGAAGCGGTTTGACCTGGAATCGATCTACCGGGTCGACGGAGCTGCCCGGGCGCACAAAAAACTGAGCGAACATACAGGGATGATCATACTGAACGAAGGCGTCCTCATAATCTCGTTCGAGGATTCGGACCCGGTCAGGGCAAGGGACATTGTTTCGGCGTATTTTGAGTTTATAGACAAGCTTCTTATGGAATTTGCGATGGAAAATGCCAAGTCGAAACGTGATTTTCTCGAAGCTGAAAAAGCCAGGCGGGAGAAGATGATCGAGGACATGGACGACAGGCTCGCCCGGTTTATGAAGGAGCGCGGTGTCTTCGAAGTGCAGCAGCAGGCCAGGGCCGCATACAGGGTCATAGCGGGACTCGCCGCCCGTGAAACAATGATAGAAATAGAAAAGACGATGCTCGAGATGACGATGAAGGAGACAAACCCGGAACTGGAAAGACTGGAACTCGAACTTGACGCGGTTAGAGCGAGAGTCTCTGATCTTGTCGAGGGTGACGGTGGCGGAGAGCTTTTCCCGCCTCTTGACGAACTTCAGAATGTCTCATCGGAGTATCTTGGCATGATGAGTGAAAGGATCGTACATGAATTTGCCCTCGCATTCGTAAATCTCAAGCTGGAGGATGCCAGGATTGCCGAGGACAGCGATGTTAGTGTTATCAGGATAATCGATCCACCGGTTGTGCCCGAACTGAGGTCGTGGCCGAAGAGAAAGCAGATCGTAATTGTCGGGACAGCGGCGGCCTTTTTCTGGATATGTTTCATATTGTTACTGAGACAGCAGATAAAGGCCGGACGATTCTCCGACACGAAAGATGAATCCGGGGCGGACGCCTCTGTTCCGGATCCCCTGTAATGGGAGAGGGAAAAGTTGAGATTCGAGATCTTCGGTGAACCGGTTCATAAGGTCAGGCTGGCTCTTGCACTCTTTGTATTGACCGTATTCGCCGCCGCCGTAATTATTTTGATGCCGCGTGGGCTGGTCAGGCTCGCTTTTGTCGGTATCTTCACTCTTCCGATCCTGATCCTGTTTTTCGACCACCCGGAGTGGACGCTCTACGTCCTTCTCGGCCTGTTGTTTTCCAACATCTTTATCTTTTTTCATTTTCCACTCGTGCGCATGGCGGCCCTGTTTCTAATATCTTCCTGGGGCCTGTCCGTGTTAATGGGAAGGAGGATCGTCATTCATGACAGGAGGATGTTTTTCCTCACTACAGCTTTCCTCATCCTATCCTTTCAGTCGATGATCTTCGCGAGGAATATCGCCAGTTCTATTAATCGTATGGACAATTTTCTGACTACTCTCGTCACTCTTTTTTTAATCATACAATTCTCGAGGTCCAGGAACGAATTCTTCAAAGTATTGTTCGTGATATCCCTTGGCTGTCTGGTAAGTAATTTTCTGCCTTTTCTGGTGCCCCCTCCTGAGAAGTACGCAGACCTGTCATTAATATGGGGTCAGGCGGTATTGAGGTATGAAGGATATCTCAGGGAACCGAATATGTTTGCGTTTTCCCTGACCTTTCTTATCCCGATCCTGTTCATCCTTTTTGCCAGGCTAAAAAGGCCGTGGTTCGCGAGACCGGTTGTCGCTGTCGCGACGGTAGGAACGATATTCGTAATGGCGCTGAGTTTTTCAAGAGGAGCGTTCGTCGCTCTGGCAGCCATGTTCCTTACGCTCCTTATCGTGGAACGCCGTAACAGATCGATTCTGTTTGCCGGGCTGGCCATGATAGTGGCTGGAGCGCTGTTGGCTCCGGCAGCATACTGGGAACGGATAGCGTCTCTCGTGGAAATCGGGAATAGTATGACTGAGGACACCGCTATCATTTCGCGGATATATACAATGAAGATCGCCCTCATCCTTGGGATCAGGAACCCTTTGTTTGGGGTCGGATTAGAGAATTTTCTGTTTCATGCCTCAAGGTTCACCTCGTTCGGAAATTTTGTGCATAACAGCATCCTGCAGGTCTTTTCTGATCTGGGGATTCCAGCGCTCATCGTCTATTTCTGGATAATGATCTACAACCTGAGAGTGACCAGGGGGTTGATGAATCTCGGGGGAGATCCTGAAGCTGCCCAGATAGGAAGATTGTTGTTCGTGCAGCAGGTAGGGGTGCTTATAAATTCGATGTTCATCCCTGTGTCCCACCACATGATCCTCTGGTTGACGATGTTACTTCCCACGATGGCCTGGTACGCATGTACAGGGAGACAATTCACTCCTCTGAAAAAATCGCTGCATCAAAGAAATTAACGGTCTGAGCGGGAGTCAGAGTAAACGAGGCTGAAACTGTTAAGGGAACCATCGAGATCAAGGCTAGAACTGGTAGCTGAGCGATAGTCTGGTCTGCCTGCCAAACGCGTCTTCAGGGTCAAAAGTGAATGAGAGGGCTATATCTGTGGCCGCCAGGCTTGTGAGAAGTCCGAAACTCGTTATCGTCCGGGAATAATTTACCAGTCTCGCATCGATACCGCCAAGGATTGACAAGGTGCCTTCGACGATCACTATCTCGGAACCGAGAAGGACCCTGTTCATTTCTCCGGCTTTCGTTACTATGTCTCCCTCGACCGATACGCGACCGAAAAGGTCTTCCAGTGACAGTGCGAGATTGATCGAAGAGTCAAGCTCTTCATCGATCTCCGGATAATGTATAATGCTGCTGGTATTCCTGGCGACCAGTCCGAACCATAAGTTGCGATACAGTCGAGTCGTCCATCCGAAATCATATGCCATCCCCCAGGAATCGGCATCGTCAAGATCGGTCCAGCTTCTCATGAATCTGACGGTAGCTCCGATGCTGTTGAAATGATTAAGGCTGAATGCCATCGAGAATCCGGCCGTTCCTTCGTTCCAGGCCGATCCACCAGCCAGTTTCAACCCCAGATGGGATATCGAAACGGCGGCAGCCAGCCTTTTGACCTCTATTGTTCCATCGGGCGACGTTCTGGTGTCCATGAAGCCGGTACCGACTGTTATAATGCTGTAAAGGTTGTCAAGGCCGGGGACCGGCCTCGTCACACCTGCTGTCAATCTCGTCGAGCGAAGGAAAACCAGATTGGCGGGATTGTAATATGCTGCCCCGTCGTCCCTGGCGAGAAGGGTGGCAGCTCCGCCGAGCGCTTCACCCCGAGCGTCCCAACCCATCGGGAGAAATGTTCCGCCTCGGGAGCCCTCGGTCGCCGATACCATAACTGAAAACAATGGCACCAGGACAGCTGCGATAATGAATGAAGTTATTTTTCTTTTACAGGTCATCACAGTTATTTCACCACTGCTATAAAGTTCTTCTCTATCGTTTTGGATTCTCCGGAATGTATCGTCAATAACATAAGATATGCACCGTTTCTTACGGTCTCACCGTCGTCGTTGAGCAAGTCCCACTCGATCTCGTAAGTCGAGGATATGGACCAGTCTCTGATCGTCCTGACCTTTTCGCCTCCGAGATCGTATATATCGATCCCGACTCCGCTGGCCGCAGACCCGGTCACTATCTGGAATATATCAGGGCCACGGAAGACCTCGGGATAGGATATCCCCGTCCCGACAGAGTATGTTACCTCAAGGATCTTCGAACTCCCGCTTTCATTGCCTGCTACATCTCTGGCGATGACCCAGATCCTGTTCTGTCCGATGCCCAGTTCTACAGTGGGGGGCATAAAATATATAATAGTCGTGTCGGAGGGCGTATTTTCGTATGAACTGAAAATGACCAGGCTGTCTACGTCTTCATCAAACTCCAGTTCCAACTCTATCTGAGAAGTCAGTACCGTCCCCGGCCTGTTCAATATCAGGGGTGATGCCGGCGAAGTCCTGTCCAGAGTGAATGTGAGGGACAAATAACTGAGCTGATTGTAATTGTCACTGCATTTTACATTCAATGTATA comes from the Candidatus Latescibacterota bacterium genome and includes:
- a CDS encoding T9SS type A sorting domain-containing protein — protein: MRNLAIILLSMAVLTPSLTEAQDRFEIIHEDIIQQLDLLRASASMERGLLMMPDPTPSQLEYDVIRYDIDIAIDHILQRVEGRIGIEFESLVDGFLTMDIDTDPVLEILSVTASGYGELSWVNGGSILQIELPGPLATGEPFSLDIYYQGYPAGAAHPGLFFRSYDGAPVIYSLSEPWSARTWYPCKDYPDDKALFDIRLAVDPLLTATSNGEFIGVSDTTHWGAPYRRFQWKENYPMANYLFSVTASDYVLLEEPWVYAPGETMMVTNYVYPSKIAQATEDFNIQVPVLDFFSSIFGLYPFVDEKYGIAHCAIGGGMEHQTLTSYGAALTLGSHKYDYIWVHELAHQWFGDMVTCSDWVNIWLNEGWASYSEALWFEHIEGAVKLRSYMETKDTPHLWDGPVMRDPDNDDPWYYFNIVVYHKGAWVLHMLRHVLGDGTFFTATQAYLEDSRYRFSYADTDDMRQVYEDHYDASLSWFFDQWLTREDRPVYSLTWNVFEAGGETHLSCAITQTQAIPYMMPVDMRITTTSGVIDTILWIDESQESFAIITFDPVTSVEIDPDHWILCDVELNLTGSDEAPLMPFLGQNIPNPFNPVTTIEFGLEAEGRITLDIFDVNGRLVRKLASGYFPAGYHTLSWKGLADDGSKVNSGVYFYRLTSGTGTINRKMVLLR
- a CDS encoding tetratricopeptide repeat protein, with translation MKQYKEHTFKPVKIILPAIFVVAAVIRVLFIIQLERSDIGAVLPLDMMFYRELASRISSGAGIPGGAISFNPLYPVFLAAVYKLFGDAMIWVRILQSITGLLTIALIYAAGRRFALNIDDQRIDPRITGLVAASVSALYPQFLLYEGSLLATTLVIFIFTASFLLALIVDRPIVDGKVPVIAGREVPLWICCLLLGLLIGAGTLGRPNIFLLLVPAIPLWLYFRSGRRARGLITGIVCLAGVVTMLLPPVIYNASQTGQFVPVSTHGGINFYIGNRSGATGIYSPPEGMRSDMRGLIEDARVVAERESGTSLTDSEASDYWMARARQSISSAPAAWMRLLGRKLLLFWNGTEVSDIVELSIFKRECSTLHSAIVPFSLISAFALPGLILVFLLRKGRWVTGIFAGAAIASILLFYINARYRIPSVPVLIVLGAVFLVWTIGTLRAREWKRGVVAIASVAAVFLFISSRDLVFVDKSAAYTFLGNHFMQNGEIEKGEKAFAEAYRLAPRLVMTNINYGRVLLQKGKLEESRSLYDRAYRIQPDFPMLAIEYGSLLDQMGMKEEAAAMYLRAVELGRDRDTLLACQLLSRSAYEAGRLEESASWIRKALEIAPGDERLRGLLLMLEQKEP
- a CDS encoding O-antigen ligase family protein, producing MRFEIFGEPVHKVRLALALFVLTVFAAAVIILMPRGLVRLAFVGIFTLPILILFFDHPEWTLYVLLGLLFSNIFIFFHFPLVRMAALFLISSWGLSVLMGRRIVIHDRRMFFLTTAFLILSFQSMIFARNIASSINRMDNFLTTLVTLFLIIQFSRSRNEFFKVLFVISLGCLVSNFLPFLVPPPEKYADLSLIWGQAVLRYEGYLREPNMFAFSLTFLIPILFILFARLKRPWFARPVVAVATVGTIFVMALSFSRGAFVALAAMFLTLLIVERRNRSILFAGLAMIVAGALLAPAAYWERIASLVEIGNSMTEDTAIISRIYTMKIALILGIRNPLFGVGLENFLFHASRFTSFGNFVHNSILQVFSDLGIPALIVYFWIMIYNLRVTRGLMNLGGDPEAAQIGRLLFVQQVGVLINSMFIPVSHHMILWLTMLLPTMAWYACTGRQFTPLKKSLHQRN